AGCTGTGTAATGCCAAATAATATGATCGATAATTAAAAGAGGGACAAAAGCAATAAAAATGATAAAAGGAAAGCCTTTGTCGGGCCATGATGCCCATAAAAGCAGGCCACTAAGAATTCCTGACAGGGCTAAATGAAGTTTATTTATCTTTTCCATGTACAACGATTACTATTTCTCCTTTGGGCGTATTGCGTCTGAAATGAGCTGATAAATCAGCAAGAGTGCCACGTATGGTTTCTGCATGTATTTTCGAAATTTCTCTTGAAACAGAGGCTTTTCTCTCCTCTCCGAAGTATGTATTTAACAACTCAAGTGTATTGAGCAGTCGGAAAGGCGATTCATAAAAGACAATCGTTCGTGTTTCCTCTGAAAGGCTTTTTATTTTCGATAATTTTCCTTTTTTATGTGGCAGAAAGCCTTCAAAAACAAAGGAACTACAAGGTAATCCGGATTCAACAATGGCAGGAACGAAAGCAGTGGCTCCTGGCAGGCATTCTACCGGAATTTCATTAACAATACATTGATTGACAATCAGGTAGGCAGGATCAGAAATCCCGGGTGTTCCTGCATCTGAGACAAGAGCATAGTTTTTCTCACCCTTTAAATTTTCGATGACATTTTCAACAATTTTATGCTCATTATACTGATGAAACGCCTTTAGTGGTGTTTTAATCTGATATTTGTTCAAGAGCTTGGAGCTTTGGCGGGTGTCTTCTGCCAGAATTAAATCAACCGTCTTTAAAACATGAATCGCTCTCAGAGTTATATCTTCCAGATTGCCAATTGGTGTCGGAACGATATAGAGTTTTCCCATTTTACTTAAGCTTCACGGATTCTGCCTGATAAACATCAAAAACACTGCTGTTCCGGTGAATATACGCAACTATTTCGCAATTGTCAATATTCCAGTCAGCAGGTATCGTTACTTTGAATTCCTTGATAATCACACGACTGACTTCAGGATTATTCATCAGGAAGTTTCCGGTGGGATTGGTCAGCGTTTTCCGTAAAACATGCTTATGGGTATAAAAGGAATCCACGTGTCCATCAGGTTGTGTCTGAGGCGATTGCATATTGCTTTCTGCCAGAGCAACCGTGAGATAGGTTTCATCTGAGACTGCCGTATGAAATTCAGCCTTGATGTTGATGATAAATGTTCTGTTTTGTCCTGCAACAGCCTTAGGTGTGATAGTAATATTGACAGGACTCGGTATAGCCATTCTTTCTGTAAAATAATTTGTCCATTTATTAACATT
The Sphingobacteriales bacterium DNA segment above includes these coding regions:
- the rsmI gene encoding 16S rRNA (cytidine(1402)-2'-O)-methyltransferase, with amino-acid sequence MGKLYIVPTPIGNLEDITLRAIHVLKTVDLILAEDTRQSSKLLNKYQIKTPLKAFHQYNEHKIVENVIENLKGEKNYALVSDAGTPGISDPAYLIVNQCIVNEIPVECLPGATAFVPAIVESGLPCSSFVFEGFLPHKKGKLSKIKSLSEETRTIVFYESPFRLLNTLELLNTYFGEERKASVSREISKIHAETIRGTLADLSAHFRRNTPKGEIVIVVHGKDK
- a CDS encoding Omp28-related outer membrane protein, whose amino-acid sequence is MNKLINLLIFSIFGVLLISCTEIGPYINLNPEPTDTTLVDTSYLTPQQIFPKPKKVLISDFTGVRCPNCPNAALKIHELDSTYPGKVVAMALHIKNNPFTTPHIASADYRTEEATQIFNLLGKSGALPIGAIDQVKFTAESQILINVNKWTNYFTERMAIPSPVNITITPKAVAGQNRTFIINIKAEFHTAVSDETYLTVALAESNMQSPQTQPDGHVDSFYTHKHVLRKTLTNPTGNFLMNNPEVSRVIIKEFKVTIPADWNIDNCEIVAYIHRNSSVFDVYQAESVKLK